From Segatella copri, the proteins below share one genomic window:
- a CDS encoding OstA-like protein yields MVLCLFGFCLMQAMQAPKKHARKRPHGDRVYLLHADELYYDMFGNNPDAQILKGKVSFLHQGSHLTCDSAYFYQASNSVKAFGHVHYRQGDTLSLTCNRAEYDGQMQMMRARKNVVLHHRRQTLRTDSLDFDRLYNMANFFDGGTLIDGKDKLVADWGEYHTETREAKFVYNVKLRSGKDVVTTDTLYYDVRKSKAHMVGPSKIVSGASVVKTENGYYDTKTDRAQLYGRSTVVDKDKTLTGDTLYYVKDGESTGYGNVVYVDKKNKNSLTCNYLRYNEKTGNGFATRNPVAIDYSQKDTLWVHSDTMRINTFHINTDSVYRKVHAYPKVRAYRLDMQAICDSLVFNSQDSCMTMYKDPIVWNGNRQLLGEKILVFMNDSTVRFAHVIGQALSVEQMPDSVHFNQISSSEMKSYFEKGEIKQGESIGNVQTIYYMTDDKDSSLIGLNYLETDTMRMYMGPGRKMEKIWTNKFTSTMYPMTQIPPAKYKLNNFAWFEDLRPKDKNDIFVWRGKSKGSELKNIKRHEAPLQKLTD; encoded by the coding sequence ATGGTTCTATGCCTGTTTGGGTTTTGTCTGATGCAAGCCATGCAGGCTCCAAAGAAGCATGCCAGAAAACGCCCTCATGGTGACCGCGTATATCTTTTGCATGCAGATGAATTGTACTATGATATGTTCGGTAATAATCCTGATGCCCAAATATTGAAAGGTAAGGTCTCTTTCTTGCATCAGGGCAGTCATCTTACCTGTGACAGCGCGTATTTCTATCAGGCTTCTAATTCCGTGAAAGCTTTCGGACATGTTCATTACCGGCAGGGTGACACCTTGTCACTCACTTGTAATAGAGCAGAGTATGATGGACAGATGCAGATGATGAGAGCACGCAAGAATGTGGTCTTGCATCATCGTCGGCAGACTTTGCGTACTGATAGCTTGGATTTCGACCGCTTGTATAATATGGCAAACTTCTTTGACGGCGGAACGCTGATTGATGGTAAGGATAAGCTGGTTGCCGATTGGGGTGAGTATCATACCGAAACGCGTGAGGCTAAGTTTGTCTATAATGTCAAGTTGCGCAGCGGCAAGGATGTTGTTACCACCGATACTTTGTATTACGATGTCCGTAAGTCAAAGGCTCACATGGTAGGACCTTCTAAGATTGTTTCCGGTGCAAGTGTTGTCAAGACCGAAAATGGGTATTATGATACCAAGACCGATAGAGCACAGCTTTACGGGCGCTCTACGGTTGTAGATAAAGACAAGACGCTTACGGGTGATACGCTCTATTATGTAAAGGATGGGGAGAGTACCGGATATGGCAATGTGGTTTATGTAGACAAGAAAAATAAAAATTCCCTGACTTGCAATTATCTGCGTTACAACGAGAAAACCGGTAATGGCTTTGCCACCCGCAATCCTGTAGCGATCGACTATTCGCAGAAAGATACCCTTTGGGTTCATTCTGATACCATGCGTATCAATACCTTCCATATCAATACCGATTCGGTATACCGTAAGGTGCATGCTTATCCTAAGGTCCGTGCCTATCGCCTGGATATGCAGGCCATCTGCGATTCCCTGGTTTTCAATTCTCAGGATTCCTGCATGACCATGTATAAGGATCCTATCGTCTGGAATGGAAACCGTCAGTTGCTGGGCGAGAAGATTCTGGTCTTCATGAACGACTCTACCGTTCGTTTTGCCCATGTCATCGGACAGGCGCTGTCTGTAGAGCAGATGCCGGATAGTGTTCATTTCAATCAGATCAGTTCTTCTGAGATGAAATCTTACTTTGAAAAAGGTGAGATTAAACAAGGAGAGTCTATCGGTAATGTGCAGACCATCTATTATATGACGGATGATAAGGACAGTTCGCTCATTGGCTTGAATTATCTGGAGACCGATACCATGCGCATGTATATGGGACCGGGCAGGAAGATGGAGAAAATCTGGACCAATAAGTTTACGTCTACCATGTATCCTATGACGCAGATTCCGCCGGCAAAATATAAACTTAACAATTTTGCCTGGTTCGAGGATTTGCGTCCTAAAGATAAGAATGATATCTTTGTATGGCGTGGTAAATCCAAGGGCTCCGAACTCAAGAACATTAAGCGTCATGAAGCTCCACTTCAGAAACTGACTGACTGA
- a CDS encoding peptidylprolyl isomerase, which yields MNTGYKMTMAFIALLMIVGISASATRASRSALAHEADSANIKQQAAADSQKINEGSVVDEVIWVVGDEAILKSDVEVTRLQAEAEGIKYTGDPDCSIPEQIAVQKLFLHQAAIDSIEVSESEVMNGIDEQINSWVSMIGSREKLEEYRKQSITQMRQQMHDDFKNQQLIQKMKQELVKDIKVSPAQVRKYFKDLPADSIPFVPTEVEVEILTMQPRIPLEEINRVKNQLREFTDRVNKGETSFATLARLYSEDPGSARMGGEMDYIGRGMLDPAFANVAFNLTDPKKISKIVESEFGYHIIQLIDKRGDKIKCRHILLKPQVSQDAIDKSIGRLDSIGNDIRAAKFTFEQAVEALSDDKDTRNNKGLMANVTPDQSRTSRFQMKDLPTEVARTVDTMKVGEVSAPFTMVNSKGKTTCALVKLVSRVDGHRATITEDFQVMKDVVLAKERAQTLHDWVVNKIKQTYVRMNDRYKDCKFEYQGWIK from the coding sequence ATGAATACTGGATATAAAATGACAATGGCATTTATAGCCCTGCTGATGATAGTAGGAATAAGTGCTAGTGCAACAAGAGCAAGCCGTAGTGCTTTGGCTCATGAGGCTGATTCTGCAAATATCAAGCAACAAGCTGCTGCCGATTCTCAGAAAATCAATGAGGGTAGTGTGGTTGATGAGGTAATTTGGGTTGTCGGCGATGAGGCTATCCTGAAGTCAGACGTCGAGGTAACCCGTTTGCAGGCTGAGGCTGAAGGTATTAAATATACTGGTGACCCAGACTGTTCTATTCCTGAGCAGATTGCCGTTCAGAAACTGTTTCTCCATCAGGCAGCTATCGATAGTATCGAAGTATCTGAGTCAGAAGTCATGAATGGTATCGACGAACAGATCAACAGTTGGGTTTCCATGATTGGTTCTCGTGAAAAACTGGAGGAGTATCGCAAGCAAAGTATCACCCAGATGCGCCAGCAGATGCATGATGATTTCAAAAACCAACAGCTGATTCAGAAGATGAAGCAGGAACTGGTGAAGGATATCAAGGTGTCTCCAGCTCAGGTACGTAAATACTTTAAGGATTTACCTGCCGACAGTATCCCTTTTGTTCCTACAGAGGTAGAGGTTGAGATTCTTACCATGCAGCCACGTATTCCTCTTGAGGAGATTAACCGTGTGAAAAATCAGTTGCGTGAGTTTACTGACCGTGTGAATAAGGGGGAGACTTCTTTTGCTACTTTGGCTCGTCTTTATTCTGAGGATCCGGGTTCAGCCCGTATGGGTGGCGAGATGGATTATATCGGTAGAGGTATGTTGGATCCTGCGTTTGCAAATGTAGCATTCAATCTTACCGATCCTAAGAAAATCTCAAAGATTGTTGAGTCTGAGTTTGGTTATCATATCATCCAGTTGATTGATAAGCGTGGTGATAAGATTAAGTGTCGCCATATCCTGCTCAAGCCTCAGGTTTCTCAAGATGCAATTGATAAGTCTATCGGCCGTCTGGATTCTATCGGTAATGATATCCGTGCCGCTAAGTTTACCTTTGAGCAGGCTGTTGAAGCATTGTCTGATGATAAGGATACCCGCAACAACAAGGGTTTGATGGCCAATGTTACTCCTGACCAGTCAAGAACTTCCCGCTTCCAGATGAAGGATCTGCCTACCGAGGTTGCCCGTACGGTAGATACAATGAAGGTAGGTGAGGTTTCTGCACCTTTCACGATGGTGAATTCCAAGGGTAAAACCACTTGTGCTTTGGTAAAACTGGTAAGCCGTGTTGACGGACATAGAGCTACTATTACCGAAGATTTTCAGGTGATGAAGGATGTAGTGTTGGCTAAGGAGCGTGCCCAGACCTTGCACGACTGGGTAGTCAATAAAATCAAGCAGACTTATGTTCGTATGAACGATCGCTATAAGGATTGTAAGTTTGAATATCAAGGTTGGATTAAATGA
- a CDS encoding peptidylprolyl isomerase: MKFYALIAAMLLSGSIAFAHTDPIVMIIDGQSVKKSEFEYFYQKNHLGNTVDSKSVKVFTDGFVDYKLKVQAAKDAHLDTLPNIRRVLKRYDDVESCELMPDKGSVHVAHILLRLGQKASYREQEVVERRIDSIYQALCKGADFADLAKKCSDDKGSAVNGGTLAWFTKGQTVQAFEKVAFSLRKGEISRPFMSEFGYHIVKLLDKHDDGNQKKYVADAKVENWRGTYQQQEEVENLLLNEICQRNIWDKAAADKKGLAAFYAKNKKKYKWEMKRLKKMKVNLPRNGEYPDVVLADYQDSLEKQWVAQLKKKYKVVVFHSMLTTLNIH; encoded by the coding sequence ATGAAGTTTTATGCACTTATAGCGGCAATGCTCCTTTCGGGGAGCATTGCTTTTGCTCATACCGACCCAATTGTTATGATTATTGATGGTCAATCTGTCAAGAAGTCGGAATTTGAGTACTTTTATCAGAAAAATCATTTGGGAAATACAGTTGATTCTAAAAGTGTCAAGGTGTTTACCGATGGCTTTGTTGATTATAAGCTGAAAGTGCAAGCTGCTAAGGATGCTCATCTCGATACTTTGCCTAATATCAGGCGTGTGTTGAAACGATATGATGATGTCGAGTCATGCGAGTTGATGCCCGATAAAGGCAGTGTTCATGTTGCACATATCCTCTTGAGATTGGGACAGAAAGCATCTTACCGGGAACAGGAGGTGGTGGAAAGAAGAATCGATTCTATTTATCAGGCTCTTTGCAAAGGTGCAGATTTTGCAGACCTGGCAAAAAAGTGTTCTGATGATAAAGGGTCTGCGGTCAATGGGGGGACTTTGGCATGGTTTACAAAAGGTCAGACTGTGCAGGCTTTTGAAAAAGTAGCTTTCTCTCTGCGAAAGGGTGAGATTAGTAGACCGTTTATGTCTGAGTTTGGTTATCATATCGTCAAGTTGCTGGATAAACATGATGATGGTAATCAGAAAAAATATGTTGCTGATGCTAAGGTAGAAAATTGGCGGGGAACCTACCAGCAGCAGGAGGAAGTAGAAAACCTTTTGCTGAATGAAATCTGCCAGCGTAATATTTGGGATAAGGCTGCTGCTGATAAAAAAGGTCTGGCTGCCTTCTATGCCAAGAATAAGAAAAAATACAAATGGGAAATGAAGCGCCTGAAGAAGATGAAGGTTAATCTGCCCCGGAATGGCGAATACCCGGATGTGGTACTTGCTGACTATCAAGACTCGTTAGAGAAACAATGGGTCGCACAATTGAAGAAGAAATATAAGGTGGTGGTTTTCCATAGCATGTTGACCACTCTCAATATACATTAA
- the guaB gene encoding IMP dehydrogenase: protein MSSFVADKIVMDGLTYDDVLLIPAYSEVLPKQVELKTKFSRNIELNVPFVTAAMDTVTEASMAIAIAREGGIGVIHKNMTIEEQARQVAIVKRAENGMIYDPVTIRRGSTVKDALDMMHDYHIGGIPVVDDENHLVGIVTNRDLRFERHMDKKIDEVMTSENLVTTHIQTDLVAAAAILQENKIEKLPVVDNENHLVGLITYKDITKAKDKPMACKDAKGRLRVAAGVGVTVDTLDRAKALVEAGADAIVIDTAHGHSKGVIEKLKQVKAAFPQVDVVVGNVATGEAAKYLVENGADGVKVGIGPGSICTTRVVAGVGVPQLSAVYDVYSALKGTGVPLIADGGLRYSGDVVKALAAGGSCVMIGSLVAGTEESPGDTIIFNGRKFKSYRGMGSLEAMEQKNGSKDRYFQGDTKDVKKLVPEGIAGRVPYKGTVQEVIYQLIGGLRSGMGYCGAATIENLHNAKFARITNAGVLESHPHDITITSEAPNYSRPE from the coding sequence ATGTCATCATTTGTTGCAGATAAAATTGTAATGGACGGTCTCACTTACGACGACGTCCTTCTTATCCCTGCGTATTCAGAGGTACTACCAAAACAGGTAGAGTTGAAAACCAAGTTCTCTCGTAACATCGAGTTGAACGTTCCATTCGTTACAGCAGCGATGGACACCGTTACCGAGGCTTCAATGGCGATAGCTATCGCTCGTGAAGGTGGTATCGGTGTAATTCACAAGAACATGACCATTGAGGAGCAAGCTCGTCAGGTTGCTATTGTGAAGCGTGCTGAGAATGGTATGATTTATGACCCTGTCACCATCCGTCGTGGCAGTACAGTGAAGGATGCTCTTGATATGATGCATGATTATCATATCGGTGGTATTCCTGTGGTAGATGATGAAAATCATCTTGTAGGTATTGTTACCAACCGTGATCTTCGTTTTGAGCGCCACATGGACAAGAAGATTGATGAGGTAATGACTAGCGAGAATTTGGTTACCACTCACATCCAGACCGACTTGGTTGCTGCTGCTGCCATCCTGCAGGAGAATAAGATTGAGAAACTCCCTGTAGTTGACAACGAGAATCACCTGGTAGGTTTGATTACTTACAAGGACATCACAAAGGCTAAGGACAAACCTATGGCTTGCAAGGATGCCAAGGGACGTCTTCGTGTGGCTGCCGGTGTGGGTGTTACTGTAGATACATTGGATCGTGCCAAGGCTTTGGTTGAGGCTGGTGCTGATGCTATCGTTATCGATACTGCTCATGGTCACTCTAAGGGTGTAATTGAGAAACTCAAGCAAGTTAAGGCTGCCTTCCCACAGGTAGATGTTGTGGTAGGTAATGTGGCTACTGGTGAGGCTGCCAAGTATTTGGTAGAGAATGGTGCTGATGGTGTTAAGGTAGGTATCGGTCCTGGTTCTATCTGTACTACTCGTGTGGTTGCCGGTGTTGGTGTTCCACAGTTGAGTGCTGTTTATGATGTATATTCTGCTCTTAAGGGTACTGGTGTGCCTTTGATAGCTGATGGCGGTCTTCGTTACTCAGGTGATGTTGTGAAGGCTTTGGCTGCCGGTGGTAGCTGCGTCATGATCGGTTCTTTGGTTGCTGGTACCGAGGAGAGTCCTGGTGATACCATTATCTTCAATGGCCGTAAGTTTAAGAGCTATCGTGGTATGGGTTCTTTGGAGGCTATGGAACAGAAGAATGGTTCTAAGGACCGTTACTTCCAGGGTGATACCAAGGATGTCAAGAAATTGGTTCCAGAGGGTATCGCTGGTCGTGTGCCTTACAAGGGAACTGTCCAGGAGGTCATCTACCAGCTGATTGGTGGTTTGCGTTCTGGTATGGGATATTGTGGTGCTGCTACCATCGAGAACTTGCACAATGCCAAGTTCGCTCGTATCACAAATGCAGGTGTGTTGGAGAGTCATCCACATGATATCACTATCACTAGTGAGGCTCCTAACTATAGCCGTCCTGAATAA